One region of Juglans microcarpa x Juglans regia isolate MS1-56 chromosome 7S, Jm3101_v1.0, whole genome shotgun sequence genomic DNA includes:
- the LOC121240249 gene encoding uncharacterized protein LOC121240249 isoform X1 codes for MAERRDDEELRKFSKLYNAVRGGNLDEVKVILESLPPDALNCKIPDKGKTALHTAVTHAHEHIVEALVMQMSNKGLTMYDSDGHTALTMAVLLGKWRMVECMLRKYFDLISIRHSEGKNLPVVMAIDFGHIEMARQLYYLTPNRDLIPQDNDEEIQDPNGATLFTRAIYTGTFDIALGLILTCPRLALALDKDDESPILALASIRHSFPSGIQLGFCKQRVYSYMRIPFAPPTSETRLNVSNGDQRQSNQEDQNIISVMSRSCAVGVLNFFGITQLYELKKIHVQYNELLSHMCKVISESKTQQLEDGRVYSAINQATKNGSFEFVSKMLETDLRFIWYRDEDRRNIFMLAVLHRQEKIFSILYSGDMMMSYNAMKCLQDVDGNNILHMAGRMLKHSTRVNQIPGAALQMQRELQWFKEVERIVHPKDKETTNEDGLTPRQLFTKDHENMMEKGEKWMKDTARSCTVVGALIVTIMFAVAFTIPGGNNQDTGLPIFLNKKSFRVFMISDALSFFLSSTSVLMFLGILTSRYTEDDFLEYLPRQMIIGLSTLFCSIATMMLTFASALLIILHEQSRIAIPLICLGGVPVTIFLWIQLPILKDMIISTYGPSIFDRKMKLKL; via the exons ATGGCAGAACGTCGGGATGATGAAGAGTTACGCAAGTTTTCGAAATTGTACAATGCTGTGCGAGGCGGTAATTTGGATGAGGTAAAAGTGATTCTTGAGTCTCTACCCCCCGATGCATTGAATTGTAAAATCCCAGATAAAGGCAAAACGGCTCTTCACACTGCTGTTACACATGCGCATGAGCATATAGTGGAGGCGTTGGTGATGCAAATGTCGAATAAGGGCTTGACCATGTATGATAGTGACGGTCACACAGCTTTAACCATGGCAGTCCTGCTTGGGAAATGGCGAATGGTGGAGTGCATGCTTCGAAAATACTTTGACTTGATCAGCATTAGACATTCCGAAGGGAAAAATCTTCCAGTTGTTATGGCTATTGATTTCGGGCATATAGAAATGGCGCGCCAGTTGTATTATCTTACTCCAAATAGAGATTTAATTCCACAGGATAATGATGAGGAGATTCAGGACCCCAATGGTGCTACGCTTTTTACCCGTGCCATCTATACTGGAACTTTTG ATATTGCTTTGGGATTAATCCTAACCTGCCCACGTTTGGCACTGGCTCTTGACAAGGATGACGAGTCTCCCATCTTAGCATTGGCCTCTATTCGTCATTCCTTCCCAAGTGGAATTCAGCTCGGGTTTTGCAAGCAACGCGTCTACTCCT ATATGCGCATTCCATTCGCACCTCCGACCAGTGAGACTCGTTTGAACGTTTCAAACGGAGATCAACGCCAAAGCAATCAAGAAGATCAAAATATCATATCAG TAATGTCAAGAAGTTGTGCCGTAGGAGTCCTCAACTTCTTTG GAATCACGCAGTTGTACGAATTGAAGAAGATCCATGTCCAGTACAATGAACTTCTTTCTCACATGTGTAAAGTGATATCAGAATCAAAAACTCAGCAACTTGAAGATGGTCGGGTTTATTCTGCCATTAACCAGGCTACCAAGAACGGGAGTTTTGAGTTTGTTTCTAAGATGCTTGAAACGGACCTACGATTTATATGGTACCGTGATGAAGATAGAAGAAACATATTTATGCTTGCTGTCTTGCATCGTCAAGAAAAGATCTTCAGCATTCTATACTCCGGAGATATGATGATGAGCTACAACGCCATGAAATGTTTACAAGATGTCGATGGAAATAACATATTACATATGGCAGGCCGGATGTTAAAACATTCCACTCGGGTTAATCAAATCCCAGGGGCAGCTTTACAAATGCAAAGAGAGTTACAATGGTTCaag GAGGTAGAGAGAATTGTCCATCCCAAGGATAAGGAAACTACCAACGAGGATGGTTTAACTCCCCGACAATTGTTTACGAAGGACCACGAGAACATGATGgaaaagggagagaaatggATGAAGGACACAGCAAGGTCATGTACGGTGGTGGGTGCTCTCATTGTTACCATTATGTTTGCAGTGGCCTTTACCATTCCAGGAGGTAACAATCAAGATACGGGTCTGCCtatttttttgaacaaaaagTCGTTTAGGGTCTTTATGATATCCGATGCCTTGTCCTTCTTTTTATCCTCAACTTCAGTCTTGATGTTTTTGGGAATCCTTACCTCACGTTATACAGAAGATGATTTTCTCGAATATTTGCCGAGGCAGATGATAATAGGCCTTTCCACCCTCTTTTGCTCTATTGCGACCATGATGCTAACCTTTGCCAGTGCTCTTTTAATCATACTACATGAGCAATCAAGGATTGCAATTCCTCTCATTTGTTTGGGTGGTGTTCCAGTCACCATCTTCTTATGGATTCAGCTCCCCATTCTTAAAGATATGATCATTTCAACCTATGGGCCGAGCATCTTCGACAGGAAAATGAAACTGAAATTATAA
- the LOC121240249 gene encoding uncharacterized protein LOC121240249 isoform X2, translated as MAERRDDEELRKFSKLYNAVRGGNLDEVKVILESLPPDALNCKIPDKGKTALHTAVTHAHEHIVEALVMQMSNKGLTMYDSDGHTALTMAVLLGKWRMVECMLRKYFDLISIRHSEGKNLPVVMAIDFGHIEMARQLYYLTPNRDLIPQDNDEEIQDPNGATLFTRAIYTGTFDIALGLILTCPRLALALDKDDESPILALASIRHSFPSGIQLGFCKQRVYSYMRIPFAPPTSETRLNVSNGDQRQSNQEDQNIISGITQLYELKKIHVQYNELLSHMCKVISESKTQQLEDGRVYSAINQATKNGSFEFVSKMLETDLRFIWYRDEDRRNIFMLAVLHRQEKIFSILYSGDMMMSYNAMKCLQDVDGNNILHMAGRMLKHSTRVNQIPGAALQMQRELQWFKEVERIVHPKDKETTNEDGLTPRQLFTKDHENMMEKGEKWMKDTARSCTVVGALIVTIMFAVAFTIPGGNNQDTGLPIFLNKKSFRVFMISDALSFFLSSTSVLMFLGILTSRYTEDDFLEYLPRQMIIGLSTLFCSIATMMLTFASALLIILHEQSRIAIPLICLGGVPVTIFLWIQLPILKDMIISTYGPSIFDRKMKLKL; from the exons ATGGCAGAACGTCGGGATGATGAAGAGTTACGCAAGTTTTCGAAATTGTACAATGCTGTGCGAGGCGGTAATTTGGATGAGGTAAAAGTGATTCTTGAGTCTCTACCCCCCGATGCATTGAATTGTAAAATCCCAGATAAAGGCAAAACGGCTCTTCACACTGCTGTTACACATGCGCATGAGCATATAGTGGAGGCGTTGGTGATGCAAATGTCGAATAAGGGCTTGACCATGTATGATAGTGACGGTCACACAGCTTTAACCATGGCAGTCCTGCTTGGGAAATGGCGAATGGTGGAGTGCATGCTTCGAAAATACTTTGACTTGATCAGCATTAGACATTCCGAAGGGAAAAATCTTCCAGTTGTTATGGCTATTGATTTCGGGCATATAGAAATGGCGCGCCAGTTGTATTATCTTACTCCAAATAGAGATTTAATTCCACAGGATAATGATGAGGAGATTCAGGACCCCAATGGTGCTACGCTTTTTACCCGTGCCATCTATACTGGAACTTTTG ATATTGCTTTGGGATTAATCCTAACCTGCCCACGTTTGGCACTGGCTCTTGACAAGGATGACGAGTCTCCCATCTTAGCATTGGCCTCTATTCGTCATTCCTTCCCAAGTGGAATTCAGCTCGGGTTTTGCAAGCAACGCGTCTACTCCT ATATGCGCATTCCATTCGCACCTCCGACCAGTGAGACTCGTTTGAACGTTTCAAACGGAGATCAACGCCAAAGCAATCAAGAAGATCAAAATATCATATCAG GAATCACGCAGTTGTACGAATTGAAGAAGATCCATGTCCAGTACAATGAACTTCTTTCTCACATGTGTAAAGTGATATCAGAATCAAAAACTCAGCAACTTGAAGATGGTCGGGTTTATTCTGCCATTAACCAGGCTACCAAGAACGGGAGTTTTGAGTTTGTTTCTAAGATGCTTGAAACGGACCTACGATTTATATGGTACCGTGATGAAGATAGAAGAAACATATTTATGCTTGCTGTCTTGCATCGTCAAGAAAAGATCTTCAGCATTCTATACTCCGGAGATATGATGATGAGCTACAACGCCATGAAATGTTTACAAGATGTCGATGGAAATAACATATTACATATGGCAGGCCGGATGTTAAAACATTCCACTCGGGTTAATCAAATCCCAGGGGCAGCTTTACAAATGCAAAGAGAGTTACAATGGTTCaag GAGGTAGAGAGAATTGTCCATCCCAAGGATAAGGAAACTACCAACGAGGATGGTTTAACTCCCCGACAATTGTTTACGAAGGACCACGAGAACATGATGgaaaagggagagaaatggATGAAGGACACAGCAAGGTCATGTACGGTGGTGGGTGCTCTCATTGTTACCATTATGTTTGCAGTGGCCTTTACCATTCCAGGAGGTAACAATCAAGATACGGGTCTGCCtatttttttgaacaaaaagTCGTTTAGGGTCTTTATGATATCCGATGCCTTGTCCTTCTTTTTATCCTCAACTTCAGTCTTGATGTTTTTGGGAATCCTTACCTCACGTTATACAGAAGATGATTTTCTCGAATATTTGCCGAGGCAGATGATAATAGGCCTTTCCACCCTCTTTTGCTCTATTGCGACCATGATGCTAACCTTTGCCAGTGCTCTTTTAATCATACTACATGAGCAATCAAGGATTGCAATTCCTCTCATTTGTTTGGGTGGTGTTCCAGTCACCATCTTCTTATGGATTCAGCTCCCCATTCTTAAAGATATGATCATTTCAACCTATGGGCCGAGCATCTTCGACAGGAAAATGAAACTGAAATTATAA
- the LOC121240249 gene encoding uncharacterized protein LOC121240249 isoform X3 translates to MAIDFGHIEMARQLYYLTPNRDLIPQDNDEEIQDPNGATLFTRAIYTGTFDIALGLILTCPRLALALDKDDESPILALASIRHSFPSGIQLGFCKQRVYSYMRIPFAPPTSETRLNVSNGDQRQSNQEDQNIISVMSRSCAVGVLNFFGITQLYELKKIHVQYNELLSHMCKVISESKTQQLEDGRVYSAINQATKNGSFEFVSKMLETDLRFIWYRDEDRRNIFMLAVLHRQEKIFSILYSGDMMMSYNAMKCLQDVDGNNILHMAGRMLKHSTRVNQIPGAALQMQRELQWFKEVERIVHPKDKETTNEDGLTPRQLFTKDHENMMEKGEKWMKDTARSCTVVGALIVTIMFAVAFTIPGGNNQDTGLPIFLNKKSFRVFMISDALSFFLSSTSVLMFLGILTSRYTEDDFLEYLPRQMIIGLSTLFCSIATMMLTFASALLIILHEQSRIAIPLICLGGVPVTIFLWIQLPILKDMIISTYGPSIFDRKMKLKL, encoded by the exons ATGGCTATTGATTTCGGGCATATAGAAATGGCGCGCCAGTTGTATTATCTTACTCCAAATAGAGATTTAATTCCACAGGATAATGATGAGGAGATTCAGGACCCCAATGGTGCTACGCTTTTTACCCGTGCCATCTATACTGGAACTTTTG ATATTGCTTTGGGATTAATCCTAACCTGCCCACGTTTGGCACTGGCTCTTGACAAGGATGACGAGTCTCCCATCTTAGCATTGGCCTCTATTCGTCATTCCTTCCCAAGTGGAATTCAGCTCGGGTTTTGCAAGCAACGCGTCTACTCCT ATATGCGCATTCCATTCGCACCTCCGACCAGTGAGACTCGTTTGAACGTTTCAAACGGAGATCAACGCCAAAGCAATCAAGAAGATCAAAATATCATATCAG TAATGTCAAGAAGTTGTGCCGTAGGAGTCCTCAACTTCTTTG GAATCACGCAGTTGTACGAATTGAAGAAGATCCATGTCCAGTACAATGAACTTCTTTCTCACATGTGTAAAGTGATATCAGAATCAAAAACTCAGCAACTTGAAGATGGTCGGGTTTATTCTGCCATTAACCAGGCTACCAAGAACGGGAGTTTTGAGTTTGTTTCTAAGATGCTTGAAACGGACCTACGATTTATATGGTACCGTGATGAAGATAGAAGAAACATATTTATGCTTGCTGTCTTGCATCGTCAAGAAAAGATCTTCAGCATTCTATACTCCGGAGATATGATGATGAGCTACAACGCCATGAAATGTTTACAAGATGTCGATGGAAATAACATATTACATATGGCAGGCCGGATGTTAAAACATTCCACTCGGGTTAATCAAATCCCAGGGGCAGCTTTACAAATGCAAAGAGAGTTACAATGGTTCaag GAGGTAGAGAGAATTGTCCATCCCAAGGATAAGGAAACTACCAACGAGGATGGTTTAACTCCCCGACAATTGTTTACGAAGGACCACGAGAACATGATGgaaaagggagagaaatggATGAAGGACACAGCAAGGTCATGTACGGTGGTGGGTGCTCTCATTGTTACCATTATGTTTGCAGTGGCCTTTACCATTCCAGGAGGTAACAATCAAGATACGGGTCTGCCtatttttttgaacaaaaagTCGTTTAGGGTCTTTATGATATCCGATGCCTTGTCCTTCTTTTTATCCTCAACTTCAGTCTTGATGTTTTTGGGAATCCTTACCTCACGTTATACAGAAGATGATTTTCTCGAATATTTGCCGAGGCAGATGATAATAGGCCTTTCCACCCTCTTTTGCTCTATTGCGACCATGATGCTAACCTTTGCCAGTGCTCTTTTAATCATACTACATGAGCAATCAAGGATTGCAATTCCTCTCATTTGTTTGGGTGGTGTTCCAGTCACCATCTTCTTATGGATTCAGCTCCCCATTCTTAAAGATATGATCATTTCAACCTATGGGCCGAGCATCTTCGACAGGAAAATGAAACTGAAATTATAA